In Carnobacterium sp. CP1, the following are encoded in one genomic region:
- a CDS encoding ornithine cyclodeaminase family protein → MIILTKEDMQKVFSMEEAIEADKEALRLFSEGKSTVPLRTNIDVPEYEGQSLYMPAYVSGSQSALGVKIVSVYPNNIDKNLPSVPATMVVLNSKTGIVEAVMDGTYLTQLRTGAVQGAATDVLARKDAKVAALFGTGGQAITQLEAMLTVRQLEEVRIFDIDKGRCQKFVEEMSEEFAAFGTKMIAATSAEEAVAGADIITSATTSKRATFDGKFVEEGTHINGVGAYTPEMHEIPADIIVKADKVIFDTTEGVLAEAGDIITPLEEGLVERSHYQGDLGEVMLGKIAGRATDAEITVFKTVGTAVLDVVTAEKILQKAKKFGVGTTINM, encoded by the coding sequence ATGATTATTTTAACTAAGGAAGATATGCAAAAGGTATTTTCGATGGAAGAAGCGATTGAAGCAGACAAAGAAGCACTGCGTCTCTTTTCTGAAGGAAAAAGCACAGTTCCGCTGCGAACAAATATCGATGTACCGGAATATGAAGGACAAAGTCTTTACATGCCGGCTTATGTTTCAGGAAGTCAGTCAGCGTTAGGAGTAAAAATTGTCTCAGTTTACCCCAATAATATCGACAAAAATCTACCTAGTGTACCGGCAACTATGGTAGTTCTTAATTCAAAAACCGGCATTGTGGAGGCCGTAATGGATGGGACCTATTTAACACAACTTCGCACAGGAGCTGTACAAGGAGCGGCTACAGATGTTTTAGCTAGAAAAGATGCCAAGGTTGCTGCTTTATTTGGAACCGGAGGCCAAGCTATTACGCAGTTGGAAGCGATGTTGACAGTTCGTCAGTTAGAAGAGGTCCGAATCTTCGATATAGACAAAGGACGCTGTCAAAAATTTGTTGAGGAAATGTCAGAAGAATTCGCAGCTTTCGGTACGAAGATGATAGCTGCAACATCTGCTGAAGAGGCTGTTGCAGGAGCGGATATTATTACTTCTGCGACTACTTCTAAACGTGCAACGTTTGATGGGAAATTTGTTGAAGAGGGAACTCATATTAACGGAGTTGGAGCTTATACTCCTGAAATGCATGAAATACCTGCTGATATTATCGTAAAAGCAGATAAGGTCATTTTTGATACAACTGAAGGCGTGTTAGCAGAAGCAGGAGATATCATAACGCCATTAGAAGAAGGTCTGGTTGAAAGAAGTCATTACCAAGGAGATTTAGGAGAAGTGATGCTGGGTAAAATAGCGGGAAGAGCAACAGATGCTGAAATCACAGTTTTTAAAACGGTTGGAACAGCGGTGTTGGATGTTGTTACAGCTGAAAAAATACTTCAAAAAGCTAAAAAGTTTGGTGTTGGAACAACAATCAATATGTAA
- a CDS encoding LytTR family transcriptional regulator DNA-binding domain-containing protein, which translates to MHTLIVDDEPLARNELNYLLEQCEEVTSVTEADSIEEALEQMLKKTVDLIFLDIHLTNESGLTLAEKIKQVKNPPLIVFATAYDDYAIKAFELNAKDYVLKPFEQKRIQQAVTKAYKTHQNEKQQVHELPEEPLKAIPVQLDDRIFLVKIEEIIAVGVENGETTIYTKKREYPINEPLSAIEKKICHHAFLRVHRSYLINVNAIDEIQPWFNHTYQVTLENQLKIPVSRSYMKDFREQVGL; encoded by the coding sequence ATGCATACATTGATCGTTGATGATGAGCCTTTGGCTAGAAATGAATTGAATTACTTATTAGAACAGTGTGAAGAGGTAACTTCGGTAACTGAAGCAGACTCGATCGAAGAAGCGTTAGAACAAATGCTGAAAAAAACAGTGGATTTGATTTTTCTTGATATTCATTTAACCAATGAGAGCGGGCTAACGCTAGCTGAAAAAATCAAACAAGTGAAAAACCCGCCATTGATCGTCTTTGCCACAGCCTACGATGACTATGCGATCAAAGCTTTTGAATTGAATGCGAAAGACTATGTGCTAAAGCCTTTCGAACAAAAACGGATTCAGCAAGCCGTTACCAAAGCTTATAAAACACATCAAAATGAGAAACAACAAGTCCATGAGCTTCCAGAAGAACCACTAAAAGCTATTCCTGTTCAATTAGATGACCGGATCTTCTTGGTAAAGATTGAAGAGATAATAGCAGTGGGTGTTGAAAATGGGGAAACAACGATTTATACAAAAAAACGCGAATACCCGATCAATGAACCATTAAGTGCGATTGAGAAAAAAATCTGTCATCATGCTTTTTTACGCGTACACCGCTCATATTTAATCAACGTGAATGCAATTGATGAGATCCAACCTTGGTTTAACCATACCTATCAAGTTACACTGGAAAACCAGTTGAAGATTCCTGTCAGCCGTTCTTATATGAAAGACTTTAGAGAGCAAGTGGGGTTGTGA
- a CDS encoding sensor histidine kinase, which produces MLNLFILMLERVGLIILVAYILMNVQHFKTILTKRQLFSTKVQLIIVFSIFAIISNFTGVAISRDQVVSDQLLITLSADASLANTRALTIGVSGFIGGPVVGLSVGVISGIVRYFQGGEAAFIYVISSILIGLFSGIYGARSMRKNSYPKVKEGMIVGAVMESIQMLCILIFGGHFLASLTLVGFIAFPMILINSLGTAIFLSIIDSTLRHEEQTKAVQTHDVLQLANETLPYFRAGMHERSCTEAAKIIMRFIKVSAVSITNQERILAHVGAASDHHIPSNGILTNLSKEVLKSGKIKEAHSHDEIGCDFPGCPLEAAIVIPLRSKGATVGILKMYFTDATKLTFVERQLAEGLGNIFSSQIELGEMELQGKLLQDAEIKSLQAQVNPHFFFNAINTVSALIRVDSEKARSLLIQLSHFFRSNLQGARTNLIPLSKELEQVKAYLSLEQARFPDRYQVNIEVEDGLSEVLVPPFLVQILVENAFKHAFGSRKIDNQIWVDVTKHEQGIQVSVKDNGLGIETERLIKLGKEVVLSEKGTGSALENLNKRLISLFGESGKLQFETSTQGTAVSCTVPYREREE; this is translated from the coding sequence ATGTTGAATTTGTTTATCTTAATGCTTGAACGAGTGGGTTTGATCATTCTGGTGGCGTACATTTTAATGAACGTCCAACATTTTAAAACGATTTTAACCAAGCGACAATTGTTCTCAACGAAAGTTCAATTGATTATTGTATTCAGTATTTTTGCTATTATTTCGAATTTTACCGGTGTTGCGATCAGTCGTGATCAAGTTGTGTCAGATCAATTGCTCATTACGCTATCTGCAGATGCATCTTTGGCAAATACGCGTGCTTTGACAATTGGAGTATCTGGCTTTATCGGAGGGCCGGTCGTTGGACTCAGTGTCGGAGTTATCTCTGGAATCGTTCGTTATTTTCAAGGAGGCGAAGCGGCGTTTATTTATGTGATCTCATCCATTTTGATCGGCTTGTTTTCTGGAATTTATGGGGCCAGATCCATGCGCAAAAACAGCTACCCGAAAGTAAAAGAGGGCATGATCGTTGGTGCAGTGATGGAAAGCATTCAAATGCTGTGTATCTTGATTTTTGGCGGGCATTTCTTGGCGTCGCTAACATTAGTCGGATTTATTGCCTTTCCGATGATTTTGATCAATAGTTTGGGAACCGCTATCTTTTTGTCGATCATTGATTCGACTTTGCGGCATGAAGAACAAACAAAAGCAGTGCAGACTCATGATGTTTTGCAGCTGGCCAATGAAACACTGCCTTATTTTCGAGCAGGAATGCATGAACGATCGTGTACAGAAGCAGCAAAAATTATCATGCGGTTCATTAAAGTATCTGCTGTCAGCATAACCAATCAAGAAAGAATTTTGGCGCATGTCGGTGCAGCCAGCGATCACCATATACCTTCTAATGGAATTTTGACCAATTTATCAAAAGAAGTATTGAAGAGCGGAAAAATCAAAGAAGCTCATTCGCACGATGAAATCGGCTGCGACTTCCCAGGCTGCCCACTTGAAGCAGCAATCGTTATTCCATTGAGATCGAAAGGTGCGACGGTCGGCATCTTGAAGATGTATTTTACAGATGCGACGAAATTAACTTTTGTCGAACGCCAATTAGCAGAAGGCTTGGGCAATATCTTCTCCAGCCAAATTGAATTAGGCGAAATGGAGTTGCAAGGAAAACTATTGCAAGACGCTGAAATCAAGTCCCTGCAAGCTCAAGTGAATCCGCATTTCTTTTTCAATGCGATCAATACTGTTTCAGCTTTGATTCGAGTCGATAGTGAAAAAGCCCGCAGTCTATTGATTCAGTTAAGCCACTTTTTTCGGTCTAATTTACAAGGAGCGAGAACCAACTTGATTCCATTGTCAAAAGAACTAGAGCAAGTAAAAGCTTATTTATCTTTAGAACAAGCCCGATTTCCAGACCGCTATCAGGTAAACATAGAAGTGGAAGACGGGTTGTCAGAAGTTTTAGTGCCGCCTTTTTTGGTTCAAATATTGGTAGAAAATGCGTTTAAACATGCTTTTGGAAGCCGCAAAATCGACAACCAAATTTGGGTCGATGTTACTAAGCACGAACAAGGCATACAAGTCAGCGTGAAAGATAATGGATTAGGAATAGAAACTGAACGGTTAATAAAACTAGGCAAAGAAGTTGTTTTGTCTGAAAAAGGAACAGGATCAGCGCTTGAAAATTTAAATAAGCGATTGATCAGTTTATTTGGAGAGAGCGGAAAGCTGCAGTTTGAAACATCAACTCAAGGAACCGCGGTTTCGTGCACTGTACCGTATCGTGAAAGGGAGGAATGA
- a CDS encoding C1 family peptidase, producing MTINNELLANFKNRFEGNQENQAIKGAIAKVGINDASLDNNVLRRHSFVFSDETKRGKITNQEASGRCWMFAALNTARVGTMEKLNVESFEFSQNYTLFWDKLEKANYFLDSILDTVNEAQDSRLIAHLLTDPVQDGGQWDMFSGILEKYGAVPKAVMPETFHSAHTSVLNTILTSKLREFASVLREGHQAGQTTEELAAKKEDMLYFVYNVLVKALGEVPETFTYDYRDKDDQYHRISDVTPQEFFSSYVGWDLPNLVSLLNAPTADKPYGRAYTVKYLGTVKEAQPVRYINVPIDVLKEAAVASIKNGEPVWFGCDVGKLLVKDAGIMDDKSYDYDLTLGEGLNLSKAQRLDYGDSLLTHAMVFVGVNLDDEGKPLTWKVENSWGEKAGKKGIYSMSDQWFEEYTYQIAVDKKYIPEKWLKALDEPLIELEPWDPMGALAMVK from the coding sequence ATGACGATCAATAATGAATTATTAGCTAATTTTAAAAACCGCTTTGAAGGCAATCAAGAAAATCAGGCTATCAAAGGGGCAATTGCCAAAGTCGGTATCAATGACGCATCTTTGGATAATAATGTCTTGCGCAGGCATTCGTTTGTCTTTTCAGACGAAACCAAACGCGGTAAAATCACTAACCAAGAAGCCAGTGGTCGATGCTGGATGTTTGCGGCCTTAAATACGGCACGCGTGGGCACAATGGAGAAATTAAATGTCGAAAGTTTTGAGTTTTCACAAAACTATACATTATTTTGGGATAAATTAGAAAAAGCTAATTATTTCTTAGACAGCATTTTAGACACCGTCAATGAAGCTCAAGATTCTAGATTGATTGCTCATTTGTTGACCGATCCGGTTCAAGACGGCGGACAATGGGATATGTTTTCCGGCATCTTAGAAAAATACGGAGCTGTACCGAAAGCAGTGATGCCAGAAACATTTCATTCTGCTCATACATCAGTATTAAACACTATTTTGACTTCTAAGTTGCGTGAATTTGCTAGTGTCTTACGTGAAGGCCATCAAGCGGGGCAAACGACTGAGGAATTGGCAGCAAAAAAAGAAGACATGCTGTATTTTGTTTACAATGTTTTGGTAAAAGCTTTAGGAGAGGTGCCTGAGACCTTTACGTATGATTACCGCGACAAGGATGATCAGTACCACAGAATTTCAGATGTTACACCTCAAGAGTTTTTCTCATCTTATGTAGGCTGGGACTTGCCTAATCTTGTTAGCTTATTGAATGCACCAACGGCTGACAAACCTTATGGCAGAGCTTATACGGTGAAGTACTTAGGCACGGTTAAAGAAGCGCAACCGGTTCGCTACATTAATGTACCAATCGATGTTTTGAAAGAAGCAGCCGTTGCTTCCATTAAAAATGGCGAACCTGTTTGGTTTGGCTGTGATGTAGGCAAGTTGTTGGTTAAAGATGCGGGCATCATGGACGACAAAAGTTACGACTATGATCTGACCTTAGGAGAAGGGCTAAATCTGTCGAAAGCCCAACGATTAGATTATGGCGATAGTCTGCTGACTCATGCGATGGTATTTGTCGGAGTGAATTTGGATGACGAAGGTAAGCCGTTGACTTGGAAAGTGGAAAACAGCTGGGGTGAGAAAGCCGGTAAAAAAGGCATTTACTCGATGAGTGATCAATGGTTTGAGGAATACACTTACCAAATCGCTGTTGATAAAAAATACATTCCTGAAAAATGGCTGAAGGCTTTAGACGAGCCGCTGATTGAATTAGAACCATGGGATCCAATGGGCGCTTTGGCTATGGTGAAATAA
- a CDS encoding VanZ family protein, whose amino-acid sequence MESKERYWGNSRFFSWAFVVIWMGLIFYLSHQVADQSRTLSDETLYIMIPTIKIFQGLFFLVLAVWGGSKLKKQGITIGMKEIIAIGAVICLLYILSVEMRDAVVPPDLPNAIRKHAHFFIYLVLGILVKNALNNSGIAGIKGIGLSLLICALYAVSDEFHQVFVPGRGGRLSDVFIDSSGAGIGLIASVLFNKIRRKRTASLVSNDSRNRKD is encoded by the coding sequence ATGGAATCAAAAGAACGCTATTGGGGAAACAGTCGATTTTTTTCGTGGGCTTTTGTAGTTATATGGATGGGACTGATTTTTTATTTGTCTCACCAAGTTGCGGATCAATCGCGAACATTGAGCGATGAAACCTTGTATATTATGATACCAACGATAAAAATCTTTCAAGGTTTATTTTTCTTAGTTTTAGCAGTTTGGGGAGGAAGCAAACTAAAAAAACAAGGCATAACAATTGGCATGAAAGAAATAATCGCCATCGGGGCAGTAATTTGCCTGCTTTACATTTTGTCCGTTGAAATGCGTGATGCAGTTGTGCCGCCCGATTTGCCAAATGCGATTAGAAAGCACGCTCATTTTTTTATTTACTTGGTTTTAGGCATTTTAGTGAAAAATGCATTGAACAACAGCGGGATAGCAGGCATCAAGGGAATTGGACTCAGCTTACTGATTTGTGCACTTTATGCGGTTTCCGATGAGTTCCATCAGGTGTTTGTTCCAGGCAGAGGCGGTCGATTAAGCGATGTCTTCATCGATAGCAGTGGCGCTGGAATAGGGCTGATCGCTTCTGTACTGTTTAACAAAATAAGAAGGAAGCGAACCGCGAGCCTTGTCAGTAACGATTCTAGAAATAGGAAAGATTAA
- a CDS encoding TrmB family transcriptional regulator, with protein MEHIITIMKDYQFSEYETLVYMALLKKSNQTGYETSKNSSVPRSKVYNILEILLKKGVIICSNTDPVRYKAKSVEELIDRLNKKVQSDFNEIKKSLGSIEKEEETDILWSLSEYNQVIEKSIQLIRHSQKDLYLQIWEEDLTEMMVTLLTEAEKRLDKFIVILFSKKRHYELPFNRFYKHGFEEDKLKDYGSRWITVVADSKEVVYGTFPKGQPDVIWTRNHSMVKLSKEYVIHDAYNLRMINQLEDPAKQVFGKDLMDVRNIYGK; from the coding sequence ATGGAACATATAATAACCATTATGAAAGATTACCAATTTTCGGAATATGAAACACTTGTGTATATGGCGTTGTTAAAAAAAAGCAACCAAACTGGTTACGAAACTAGTAAAAATTCAAGTGTTCCTCGTTCAAAAGTGTATAATATTTTAGAAATTTTATTAAAAAAAGGTGTTATTATTTGCAGTAATACAGATCCTGTTCGCTACAAAGCAAAATCGGTTGAAGAATTAATCGATCGGTTAAATAAAAAAGTACAATCTGATTTTAATGAAATTAAAAAGAGTTTGGGCAGTATAGAAAAAGAAGAAGAAACAGACATTTTATGGAGCTTGTCAGAATACAATCAAGTGATTGAAAAATCTATTCAATTGATAAGACATTCTCAAAAAGACCTTTATCTGCAAATTTGGGAAGAAGATTTAACCGAAATGATGGTTACCTTATTAACAGAGGCGGAAAAGCGGCTTGATAAATTTATTGTTATATTATTTAGCAAGAAACGTCATTATGAATTACCTTTTAATCGATTTTACAAACATGGTTTTGAAGAAGATAAATTAAAGGATTATGGAAGCCGGTGGATTACTGTTGTGGCAGATTCAAAGGAAGTTGTTTATGGGACCTTTCCAAAAGGACAACCAGATGTCATTTGGACACGGAACCATTCCATGGTCAAGCTGTCGAAAGAATATGTTATCCATGATGCTTATAATTTAAGGATGATTAATCAGCTGGAAGATCCTGCTAAACAAGTATTTGGAAAAGATTTAATGGATGTCAGAAATATTTATGGGAAATAA
- a CDS encoding PTS transporter subunit IIC, which produces MSEQETKLSAKIFFNRVLAGTATGIVVGLIPNAILGELFKYFGTKMDVFISLLHVVQGFQYSVPIIVGVLIAMQFKLNPMQTIIVGAAALVGSGAYVITDGAFMLVGIGDLINTMITASLAVILVRAIGNKLGSMTILLLPIIAGAGAGAVGSFTLPYVKMITSTIGTLINSFTELQPILMSVLIAVSFSILIISPISTVAIATAIGLSGLASGAANIGICAAAATLVIGSMKVNSLGVTSSVGLGAMKMMMPNLIKHPIICLPIAFSAVISAVFAALFNIQGTPFSAGFGFSGLVGPINAVKFMEGSVGTNISIAVLVFFVIPFASAFIGDLVFGKVLKIYDKDIFKFFTAQ; this is translated from the coding sequence ATGTCAGAACAAGAAACAAAATTATCAGCTAAAATATTTTTTAACCGCGTTTTAGCAGGAACAGCAACAGGTATCGTAGTTGGACTGATTCCAAATGCAATTTTGGGAGAACTATTTAAATATTTCGGTACAAAAATGGATGTCTTTATTTCTTTATTGCATGTAGTTCAAGGTTTTCAATATTCCGTTCCTATTATTGTAGGGGTATTGATTGCTATGCAATTCAAGTTAAACCCGATGCAAACGATCATTGTTGGAGCTGCAGCACTTGTTGGATCAGGTGCGTATGTGATTACTGATGGAGCATTCATGCTGGTCGGAATCGGCGACTTGATCAACACAATGATAACCGCTTCGTTAGCAGTTATCCTTGTTAGAGCTATTGGAAATAAACTAGGTTCGATGACCATCTTGCTGCTTCCGATCATTGCCGGAGCTGGCGCAGGGGCAGTAGGTTCATTTACATTGCCTTATGTAAAAATGATCACGTCTACTATAGGAACTTTGATCAATAGTTTCACTGAGTTGCAACCGATTTTAATGAGCGTCTTAATTGCAGTCTCATTCTCTATTCTTATTATCTCTCCGATATCAACCGTTGCGATTGCTACAGCTATTGGCTTGTCTGGATTAGCTTCTGGTGCAGCGAATATCGGGATTTGTGCAGCAGCTGCGACTTTAGTCATTGGTTCGATGAAAGTCAATAGCCTAGGGGTTACTTCTTCAGTCGGTTTAGGTGCAATGAAGATGATGATGCCAAACTTGATCAAACACCCAATCATTTGTTTGCCGATTGCATTTAGTGCTGTCATTAGTGCGGTGTTTGCTGCTCTATTCAATATACAAGGTACTCCTTTCTCAGCAGGTTTCGGCTTCTCAGGATTAGTCGGACCTATCAACGCAGTTAAGTTTATGGAGGGCAGTGTAGGTACCAATATCAGTATAGCTGTCTTGGTGTTTTTCGTTATCCCATTTGCCAGTGCTTTTATCGGTGATTTAGTTTTTGGCAAAGTAT
- a CDS encoding sulfite exporter TauE/SafE family protein, with amino-acid sequence MTTVLLSLIVIVNLFFVISFVKDITKHKNEIKKEPANTIALPFVAFFTFLLSTFGISDFAIGTVLYQKLKWVPLKKLPGTLNAQCVIPVAAMALSYITSIDVGIKTLAVCIISQVIGAYVGPRFVVKLPEKTIKKFVSIGLTIAALLILAGKFNLIPSNGTATELYGIKLVTAGILLFAYGALNNIGIGSYALTMATVYALGMNPAAAFPIMMGACTFSVPIGSMQFVKFGEYSRKITLFASTFGVLGVLTAVYFVKSLNTGMLQWLVIVVLLYTAVSMVLELIKSKQNIANEAI; translated from the coding sequence ATGACTACAGTGTTATTATCTTTAATCGTGATCGTCAACTTGTTTTTTGTAATTTCTTTTGTGAAAGATATAACAAAGCATAAAAATGAAATTAAAAAGGAACCAGCCAATACTATTGCGTTGCCTTTTGTCGCATTTTTCACCTTTTTGCTTTCCACTTTTGGTATTTCAGATTTTGCTATTGGAACAGTATTGTACCAAAAGTTAAAATGGGTACCGCTAAAAAAATTGCCAGGTACACTAAACGCCCAATGTGTGATTCCGGTTGCTGCTATGGCTCTTTCGTATATTACTTCTATTGATGTAGGAATCAAGACACTAGCTGTTTGTATCATCAGTCAAGTAATCGGTGCATATGTGGGCCCACGTTTTGTTGTGAAGTTACCCGAAAAAACGATTAAAAAATTTGTGTCGATTGGTTTGACAATAGCTGCTCTTTTGATACTGGCTGGAAAATTCAATTTGATTCCTTCTAATGGAACAGCGACTGAATTGTATGGTATAAAATTAGTAACAGCTGGAATTTTATTATTTGCATACGGGGCATTAAATAATATTGGAATAGGCTCGTATGCTTTAACTATGGCGACTGTTTATGCTTTAGGAATGAATCCTGCAGCTGCATTCCCAATAATGATGGGAGCTTGTACTTTCTCAGTTCCGATCGGAAGTATGCAATTTGTGAAATTTGGAGAGTACAGCCGTAAAATAACTTTATTCGCTTCTACATTCGGAGTACTTGGAGTATTGACAGCAGTTTACTTCGTAAAATCATTAAATACGGGTATGCTACAATGGTTAGTCATTGTTGTTTTACTATATACAGCAGTCAGCATGGTATTAGAATTAATTAAATCAAAACAAAATATTGCAAATGAAGCAATCTAA
- a CDS encoding Cof-type HAD-IIB family hydrolase, with product MIKLIAIDMDGTLLNESHLITNKVKKALHEAIEAGIKIVLCTGRPLKAIYPYLEELEMAQEEDYVISLNGALIQKTNTQEIVYKQTLSHEDLVKIEKLRKDVAEINFSFFDETHYFYTGEPTEVLKYDAHLLGMELNSMPVQELPEDRTIYKSMFVGEEAVLDHFVEHIPDFISEEYYPIRSLSYVFEVLPKHANKGTALLGLAEKLGFDHEEIMAIGDGENDIDMIEAAGHSVAMGNATATIKKAAKYETKSNEEDGVAHAIYKWALNQNA from the coding sequence TTGATTAAATTGATTGCTATTGATATGGATGGAACATTGCTAAATGAATCTCATCTGATAACCAATAAAGTGAAAAAAGCCTTACATGAGGCTATTGAAGCTGGAATAAAGATTGTTTTGTGTACCGGACGGCCATTGAAAGCTATTTATCCTTATCTTGAAGAATTGGAGATGGCTCAAGAAGAAGATTACGTCATTTCATTAAATGGGGCATTGATCCAAAAGACGAATACACAAGAAATCGTGTACAAACAAACGTTATCCCACGAAGATTTAGTGAAAATAGAAAAATTGCGGAAGGACGTTGCTGAAATAAATTTTTCTTTTTTTGATGAGACGCATTACTTTTATACTGGAGAACCAACCGAAGTATTGAAATATGATGCTCATTTGCTGGGAATGGAGTTGAACTCTATGCCCGTTCAAGAACTTCCAGAAGATCGGACCATTTATAAGTCAATGTTCGTTGGGGAAGAAGCTGTGTTGGATCATTTTGTGGAACATATTCCAGACTTTATTTCTGAAGAGTATTATCCGATCAGAAGCCTTTCCTATGTCTTTGAAGTTTTGCCTAAACACGCTAACAAAGGAACGGCTTTGCTTGGATTAGCTGAAAAGCTGGGTTTTGACCACGAAGAAATCATGGCTATTGGAGATGGAGAAAACGATATCGACATGATCGAAGCTGCAGGCCACAGTGTCGCGATGGGAAATGCTACAGCAACCATCAAAAAAGCGGCTAAGTACGAAACAAAGTCAAATGAAGAAGATGGAGTTGCCCATGCTATTTACAAATGGGCATTAAACCAAAACGCATAA